The Methanobrevibacter sp. TMH8 DNA segment AATATTTTTATAGTAGTTTTCTTTATTTATATACAATAATTGATATTAAATTAATTGAAATAATATTTTTATAGTAGTTTTCTTTATTTATATACAATAATTGATATTAAATTAATTGAAATAATATTTTTATAGTAGTTTATCATTATAATAAAACTAAATTTATTTTATAATTGATATAAATTGGTAAAAAATTAAGTTAAAATAAGTTAAAATAAATAAATTATAACAGATTAAAATATATTAATAATAAATTTATTATAAAAAAGCTATAATTGATTTAAGTTTAATTGTTATATAATAAAATAAATTGAATATAATTATTAAAATAAATATAAAACAATCATATTCAAATTTGATAATAGTAATAATAAATTACTAAATTATTCAAATAAACTATTCAGTTACATGAATATTAGCTTCTTTATTAAATGGATTTGTACGAACAGCTAAGGATAACATATAAGGATAGTGAACTTTAAGATAATGCAAATAATTAATCCATTCATAAATTAAACTAGAATAAACCCTATCAACATCATTGATTAAATGTATATAATCGGTTTCAGGAATTTTTTCTCCAATGTCTCTTTTTTCAAGTTCTTCATCTAAATGGAAAATTCCTAAAAGAAGAGTCGAAAATGTGTCTTTTTCCATTAAATTCGGGTTTTCAAGTAATCTTATTAAAAATCCTCTTTTTTCTATTAAAAATTGTTGTAAATCAATGAAAAATTCTTGTCTTTCTTCATTGTCTATATGTAAATCAAAATTATAATCGGATTTTCTAAATTTTCTTAAAAATCTTTTAAAATCATTATCTGTCCATGTTTCTATATTATCTAAGACATAATGAATTTTTTCTATATTGAGATCTAATTTACTTGTTTTATTTAAAATTTCTGTACCAACTTCTGAGAAAAATACACTCATAATCATATCCATTTTTTCTAGAATATTCTCTTTCTCTTTTTTATTTATTATTCCTTCTACAATAATAACAACTAAAAGAACATCTAGTGGCATGAATGCTAAATCAATAACTATATAGAATAGTACTTTATCTGGTTCATGGAAATTAAAGTAAGCAAATGTATAAATTGCAAATGATAATAAAAGTAATAAGATTCCTAATTTAATTTTCCAGTTTATTTTCATAATTTTCCCTTTATTTATAACTTTGAGTATATGATAGCTATTGGATTTTCAGCTATCATCATAATTCCTCTTTCAATGATTTTTCCTTTTGAAATATTAGCTTCAATGATATTTGGTTTATAACCTAATTCTTTTAGTTTATTAACAGCTTGAACTTTAGTATCAGCTAGAATTGCATTAATAATTATTCTTCCATTTTGGTTTAGTTTAGAAGAAACTGTTTCTAAAATTTGATCTAAATCTCCACCACTTCCACCAATAATAGCTATGTCTATATTTTCAATGGATTTAACAGCTAAAACTCCATCATTTTCTATTAATTCTACTTTTTTATCCACATCATGTTTTTGAAGATTTTCTAAAGTTAATTTGATTGCTTTAGGGTTTTTATCTATAGCTATTACTTTCTTAGCCCTTTTTGCAAATTCTGTTGCAATTCCACCAGTACCACAACCTATATCAACCACAATATCTTCTGAGGAAACTTCACTTTTACAAAGTAGTAAACACCTTATTTCTTCCTTTGTAGGACCTGGAACTTCATTAGAAGTTATAAATTCAGAATCTTTTATCATTGAATTTCCTCTTTTTATTTTATTAAATTTATAATAAATTAAATTCTATATATTTATTTATTTTTTATTTTTTATCTTTTTATTTTTTTATTATTTTTTTGAAGATTTTGTTATTCCCAACGATTAAATAGATTATTTTCTATATTTAATGAATCTAATATTTTTCCAACTACAAAGTTAACCATATCATCAATATTTTCTGGTTTATGATAAAAAGCAGGCATAGCTGGTAAAATAACTCCTCCTTCTTTAGCTATTTCTAGCATATTTTCAAGATGAATGGATCTAAGGGGAGTTTCACGAGGAACTAGAACAGTTTTTCTTTTCTCTTTTAAAGCTACATCGGCTACTCTTGTTATTGCATTATTTCCATATCCATTAGCTATAGCTGATAATGTTTTCATAGAACAAGGTACAATAACAAGAGATTCGAATTTAAATGATCCACTATTGATAGAGGAAGTTAAGTCATTTGGTTCATAATAATAATCAGATAAATTCTTAATTTCATCTAATTTTATTCCTAATTCATAATCAAAAATTATTTCTGCAGGTTTACTTACTACAACACCAGTTTCTATTTTCAGTTCTTTAAGTGCTTTAAGTAGCTTTAAACTATAAATAACACCACTTGCACCAGTAATAGCTACAATTATCATATTATCATTATTTTTATTATTACTACTATATCATTAATATTTTAATTCATTCATTCAATCATTCATTCAATTGTATTATTTTTATTATTATTATTTTTATTTAATTGTATTATTTTTATTTAAATTAATTCAATTATTTAATGCGGGGTCATTGTTAATTATTAGATTGATAAGTTTTATTCAAAAAGCCTTGATTGTTCCAAATGTACTGTATCAAACTTATTTTCTGATCTTTCTGGAAGGTCTAAATAATCATCTAATTTGAAATTTTTAAACTTATCTTTGTCTTCTTTTGGAATATATAAACAGATGTCTGGATAGTTGAACCTAGCACTCTGTAACGCTTTAACAATACTTGAAATTTCATTTAAGTGAAAAAGTTTGTCTTCAACAGCTACTTGAGTTTTCATTTCATCAAATCTTGGATATTCTGGCATGTTTAGAATTACATAGTTTCGATCAATTCCCATAGATTCACTTATTTCTTCTTCAGATTTTTCAAGAATTTTCTTTTTTATTTCAAATATTTCCTGTGGAGTTTCAAATTCATTTAAACGAATAGAACATACACTTTTTAATAAGTTTCTGTTGTCTAATCTAGTTATTATATCTTTAATAAAAGCATTGTTTTTTGATTCATTCTCATCTACATTTCTACATTTGCAGATAAGATCAGAATCATCATATTTATACATATTTTCACTATTAATAATATTTTCTTCAAAAACACGTTTTAAACATCTTCTAAACATCGCATTGAGAATACGTGTGGTATGGTGTTGGTAAACACTAGGATACATTTGATATCTAGCTACAAGTGCTTCTTCAGCTGCTTGAACTCCTTTTATGTCGAGAATTAAGTATTGTTTAAGTTTGAGATTAGCTATAATTCTATCAACATCGATAACTCCATAAGCTACTCCTGTGTAATGAGAGTCTCTAATTAAGTAATCCATACGATCTACATCTAATTCACCAGAAATTATAGGTCCTAAATGTCCTTTCCCATTAATTATGTCAATAATTTCTTTTGGATCAAATTCTTCAGTAATTATGTCCTTTAAAGAAGTATCTTTAATAACTTTAGCTGTTAGTTCTTCATGTTTA contains these protein-coding regions:
- a CDS encoding UbiX family flavin prenyltransferase produces the protein MIIVAITGASGVIYSLKLLKALKELKIETGVVVSKPAEIIFDYELGIKLDEIKNLSDYYYEPNDLTSSINSGSFKFESLVIVPCSMKTLSAIANGYGNNAITRVADVALKEKRKTVLVPRETPLRSIHLENMLEIAKEGGVILPAMPAFYHKPENIDDMVNFVVGKILDSLNIENNLFNRWE
- the cbiT gene encoding precorrin-6Y C5,15-methyltransferase (decarboxylating) subunit CbiT, which encodes MIKDSEFITSNEVPGPTKEEIRCLLLCKSEVSSEDIVVDIGCGTGGIATEFAKRAKKVIAIDKNPKAIKLTLENLQKHDVDKKVELIENDGVLAVKSIENIDIAIIGGSGGDLDQILETVSSKLNQNGRIIINAILADTKVQAVNKLKELGYKPNIIEANISKGKIIERGIMMIAENPIAIIYSKL
- a CDS encoding HD domain-containing protein is translated as MDDSTKFIRDSVHGNLSLSEFEVEVMDSPQIQRLRRINQLGFISLVYPGANHSRFEHSIGTMFLGSKLADHLELSDYEKNLVRIAALLHDAGHGPFSHVSEAVLDVKHEELTAKVIKDTSLKDIITEEFDPKEIIDIINGKGHLGPIISGELDVDRMDYLIRDSHYTGVAYGVIDVDRIIANLKLKQYLILDIKGVQAAEEALVARYQMYPSVYQHHTTRILNAMFRRCLKRVFEENIINSENMYKYDDSDLICKCRNVDENESKNNAFIKDIITRLDNRNLLKSVCSIRLNEFETPQEIFEIKKKILEKSEEEISESMGIDRNYVILNMPEYPRFDEMKTQVAVEDKLFHLNEISSIVKALQSARFNYPDICLYIPKEDKDKFKNFKLDDYLDLPERSENKFDTVHLEQSRLFE